The Sediminicola sp. YIK13 genomic sequence ATACTGCATAATCATCGGTTCATATTCAACTTTAGCTCCGTATTCTATTGCTCTTTGGTGAATTTTATCAACATCATCTACATATAAATAAAATGCTGCTCGCATATTTTTGAATTGTTCTCTTGCTTGGCTTATCATAAAACACGAGTATCCAATCTTTAGAATTGCATTGGCTATTTCCCCGTTTTCTGGGTTAATGGAGCGGTTGATTTCTTGAGCGTAAAATGCATTTTTTAGGAATTTAATTAATTCAATCGGGTTCTCAACGAATAAATATCCGTTAACTGTTCCGAACCCATCTGGACGGTATGTTTCAAATATTTTGTTCATTTTCATTTGTTTGCCCATAACGATTTGTTTAAAAATGGTAGTGTGTAATAATGTACTGTGCTACAGGATAAATGAAGTGCCTGATTTTTATGTTTTGTACATATTGTCAGCGCTTCGCTTTTTAAATCTATTCCAGAAGGTTTCCGTATGGCCTTAATACACATAAAAGCAGGAAACTCATTTAATTCTTTAAAATGCTTTGGGTCAATTTTTTCGAATTCTTTTGTCGGTTTAGGTTCAATCAACTTGTCGATATAAAAACCATTAGTTGTTAATGGCATTATACAAGATTCAAGAGATCTTCTGTAACTATTGACTTCAATAGGTTTTCCGAAATTTTTCCATATACACTTTACTGCCTCGGTTTTAAAATACTGTATTGAATTGAAATACTTAAATTCAAAAAATGGATGTTCAATAGAAATTATTAGTTGCCCTCCATCCTTCAAGACTCTATAAAACTCTTGAATTGTGGACTTCCAATCTTCAATATAATGCATGGCTAATGCACATACAATGATATCAAACGAATTATCATTCAGTTGCTCAAATGGAACAGCCAAATCATGTACGAAAAAAAAGCCTGTATTTTTATTTCGTTCTTTCGCTAATTCTATCATTCGAGGACTAATATCAAATCCAGTTACAGTTGCTCCGTTAGAAATGAATATTTCTGCATATTTACCTGGTCCACAAGCAGCATCAAGAATAGATTTGCCTTTTACTTCTCCTATTAAGTTGAGTGTATTTGGACGGTCATAATAAGCATTATGTGGTTTGTAATCTATTTTAGCATTGTATTCATCTGCTAAATCTTCATATGCTTTAATGATTTTCTCTTTTATCATAATAAGTTGATATTAGTTGGAGAAGTTTCTTATTATTTAATGCCCGCCACGGGCTTGGTATATGAAAAATAGCAGGTTTTGTTCTCTATCTAGATGTATTGCTACTAAACTTAAATTTTTGGTTTCTAATTTCGATAAAGCAACAGAACTGCTATTTTTTATATACGTTGTTGGCAGCAGTTATTCTTTTGGTCCGTCGAAACTATTTCCATCATTATTGGTCCAAACCAATTTAACTATTTTTCCTTCATCATCTTCTTTGAACTCAATGTATGAGTATAGGGTTCTACTGAAAAATCGCCCGTCCTCCAGCAAAATCAATTCCGAATATCCTCCTTCGTTTGCTCTGGCTTGAATACTGCCCTCAATGTCTTCCACGTATACTTTAAAATTTGGTCCAAATGCGTAGGTTCCTATTATTTTTTCTTTCTCAATTTTAATGTCATCTTCTGGTGGGATTCGCTTTGCTCTGCTTTTATATTCTTTGTTAAATACAATTGCTGCAATGTCTCTTCGGAAAAAATCCGCAACACCAGTTTGTATATTACCCAGTATAATTACCGTAATATCAGATTCTTTATAGTGTAGGTAATCCGCAATATATCCATTGACTCTTCCGTCATGACCAAAAACCGATTGATCGAAAGATTTATACACGGAAATTCCAAATCCATAGTTGTTCCCATAATTTTTAAGCAATTGATCGTAGGTTTCTTTATTCAATAAAGATCTATTTTCAATTGACTCAACCCATATTTGTAGATCTTGAACCGTACTGTAAAGTGACCCTGAACCTTTCAATAATTCAGGATCGAGGAAATCGGTTATCTTAACATTATTGTATCCTGAAGGGTCATAACCAACAGCGAGATTTGGAATTACATCGTTATATCTATTATGACCAGTAGCAGTCATATTCAATGGTTGAAATATTTTTTCGTTCAAGTAATCTTGATATGTACGACCACTTAACTTTTCAATTATTTCGGCTAAAATTGCATATCCGCCATTTGAGTATTGATATTGGGTTCCTGGTTTAAATTGAAGATCCGAATCCAGAACTAATATTGTTACATCAGAAATAGTGTTCTTTTGACAAGAAAGTTTATTGAAATCAGGAACATTGTAAATATCCGTTATTCCTGATGTATGGGTCAATAACTGCTGGATTGTTATCAGTTCAGCATTCGGGTTTTTGGGAAAAAATGTGGATAAAGTATCTGTGGTTTTAAGCAATCCTTCTTGTTCCATTAATAAAATTGCAGATGCTGTGAACTGCTTAGAAACCGAACCAATTTTGAATTTGGTATTAACCTCATTCGGAACTTTGAAGGATTGGTTCGCATAACCATAACAGTTTTTGAAAATGATTTTATCATTTTTTGTAATGAGAATACAACCGCTGAAATCGCCAGTATTGGCGTATGAACTAGTATAGTCATTCACAAGTTTAGAAATATCCTGTGCTTGTATATGAGAATTAACTAATAGGAGTATTAATATTATTGTGTATCTCATCTTTTAGATTCTTTTTGCTGCAAAAGTGCTGGTATATAGGTAGTGGCGAATTCTCAGCACTACATTTTTATTGACAAAAGCTCTTTCAATTTACAAAAAGCGGTTCAAATAAACACTTAAAACGCTATTGCCAAAATACGGTGCAGCCAGTAGTTATTTAATCAATTTGTATTTATCTAAAAAATCTACAATAGCGATCCGTACTTCTGGTGAAATTCTATAAAAGTGCCAATACCATTGGTTTTGCCCTAAATCAATCCATTTGGACTCCATTTCCATCCCGTGTTCGGCATTATAAGCATTCACTGTTGTCAGATTCTCAAAATTGTCCTTGAAATACTCTTTCAAAAGTTCAATGTTTTCTTTTTGTGGAACAATCCAATCTCTTTCTCCATATATTCCCAAAAATGGGTTGGCATAACTTTTAAGGACATTCTTTGGGTCAAAATTGTGTCTTCGTACCCATAGATTTTTAATTTCAGTTTCAGTTTTTGGAATATCTGTACTTTCTAAAAGTTGACGCCAACCTTCTTCTTCCGATGATGCTAACAAATTTTCCATTGATTCGAAGCCTTTTTTGGTGGGCTTAGCGTCGAACATAAGATTAGTGTATTCAATTAGCTTTTCTTTGGCTGTTGGTTGAAGCTGGTAAAAATCTGCCCCAAAAGTGGCTGATTGAATTTGTTGATCTTTAACTGATGTGGACGGACCAACTATACTAATCATAAAATCAAAGTTAGCATTTTGTTCTGCCTTGGCCATGGTCCATCCTCCGGCACTTATTCCTAAAACTCCGATTTTTTCAAAGCCTTCATTATGTGTTACTAAAAACGATTTTACGTTGCTTAAATCCGTTGCCAAATCCTTTACAGTTGCCAAATCACAATTTCCGGTAGAATTACCAGTTCCTCGTTTTTGATAGGCAAGAACTGCTATACCGTATTTCCTAAAAAATTTGGCATATAGATTGTATTTTGTTTCGTCAGCATTACAACCTCTACCACCAACTATGATTATTGCGGTTTTGGTTGGGTTGTGAAAAGGAAGATGTAAATGACCAGATAACTCTAGATTATCTGAGCTAATCGACACTTTTTCAACGCTGTAATCAGGCCCTGGCCTTTTCGCTACTTTCTTCAGGTGTAAATAAATGGAAGGATTGTAACCTGCTACCTGTCCCGTGATTTCAAGATTGTTTTTATCTAAGATCAATTTGGCTTTTCCATAACCTGTTCCAAAACTTATTTGACCAATCGAGTCTATCTGAACAGGAACTTCAAATTCACCAAAAGTAGGATGCCATTCGTCCATAATTTGAAGCCCGAAAACGTTACCATCTCTTTCCGTGAAGTTAATATCAATCTTTTGGTAAGAATTATTTTTTATGAATGCGCCTTCCCAATATCCGATTAGAATATTAGAAATTTCTACATCAGGTTGGGAAAATACTAATTGAGGAAGCCAATTGAGTAGATATATAAAGTTTTTCATGTTCTTGTAAATCCTTTATTTCTTATTCAATGCAAGTCTAAATCCGGGCCTTTTAAAATCAGGTTCAACAAATGCTCTGCTAGCTGACCTAGAATGCCAAGGGTCTGCATCATAGCTTGCTCCACGACCTACCTTGTTTTTTCCTGAAATTGGCCCTTGAGGGTCAATCATCTTTTGGTTGGAATATGCTCCATACCAGTCGCTACACCATTCCCAGATATTGCCATTTATGTCACATACCCCTAGTTTATTCGGCTCAAAGGATCCAACAGGAGCGGTAAAAGCAAAACTGTCTTGATAATTTTCCCAGATTCTGCTACGTGAGGTTTTTGATTTGTATGTTTCGTCTGCTAAATTTTCATTGGTAGGTTGTAATTCTCCCCAAGGATATACACCAGGCTCACCACCATTTCTTATCACATATTCAAATTCTGCTTCCGTAGGTAATCGATAATCTTGATGAGTTTTTTCATTTAACCATTCAATATATCCTATGGCATCATTCCAAGAGGTGTTTATGATTGGGTGGTTATCAATCCAGCCCCATTCAGGTTTCTTTGGCATGTCTCTTTTAGTTGCATTACAGAATTTTCTATACTCCGCAACTGTAATTTCAAATTTGGCAATATAGAAATCTTTAATTTCAACAAGATGTTCTGGTTTTTCGTCACCTTCACCATTATTCTGGCCCATTATGAAAGTTCCTCCTTCGATTTCTACCATCTTAGGATTTTTAATAATATTTTCAATTATTAATAATTTGGTTGAAAATGCTGAACACATTAAAGCAAGAACGATTAGTAACCATAAATGCTTTGCTTTCAATATATCTTTCATAATTTAACAGGTAGTAAATTTGAACTTGTGCATTGAGCTATTCCCTCTTGTACTTAATAATTCTTTTCTCGATTTGATTCAATGTATCGTTAGTTGTCATATGTCTTTTTATCCATTCATTATGCTCATCAAATGCCAGATATTTCCATTTTACCGTTGCGTATAAACTGTCATTGGCATCATATTCGGTGAGTAATTCAAATTCCTGTTGGTCATTATACGTATAAATGGCATTAGGCTTAAATTCTTTACCTTCTTCAATAGGTCCTTTTTCTTCTATTCGACCATTATTTTTCCATTGGTGGATAAAGCCAGATTGGAATTCATTAGAACTATTGTAGGATTCGCTCCTAACTAATCGGTTATCTGTGTCGTATGTGTTTTTTACATATTTCACCAAGGTATCCTTGGCATCAACCCAATCAATTCGGGTTTTATTGCCATTTTCATATTGGTTTACAAACTGCATCATTATCGAATTATCAGTTGAATAGTAAACCGATTTTATTTCGTTTCCATTTTTATCATAGTCCTTAATGATATAACTTGAAAAGGAAATACTATCAGGATTTCCATTTAATACGGTATATCTTTCAATTTTTATTGATTCGATGAGATTTTCATGTGCAACGTCAGATTTGGGCCTATTATCTCGGCATGACAAGATGGTTAAAATGGTTAATAATAAAAGAAATGATTTGTTCATATCGGTCTTTTTAATACTTCCCAATAGCGTCTTCGTATCGTACTGAAAATAAACCTTTTATAATTTAGGAAAATTCGGGCGATTTTCAATGACTTTTTGTTATCAACGGTTGCTGACGAAATTATTTTTATCGAAAAATAGGAAATTACTGACAACCCCTAAGGTATGATTTCGCGTTGACAATATCTGACACATCAATTGGGCGGGACTCCGCGAAGGTTACGTAGACTCTTCCAGTTATGACATGGGGCCTTTGGGAAGTTTTTTTTGCATTCTGCCACAAGGAATTATGGCCAATGTTGTAGGCAGGTTTTTAATTCTGCCTTAGCTTCTTTTTCCTGCCGATAGATACATACAAAACTGAGCCTAAAATCGGAAGAAGTATGACGACTAAGAGCCAAACAATTTTATCATTTTGAACAAATTTGTTTTTTAAAATATCAATTAGGCAATAAACCAAAAATCCAATTGATGCAAGGAATAATGACTGCCAAACGAAAAGGGTTGATAAAAAATCTACACTAATTTTTTCCATAATATTTGCTTCAAAGAATTTTATTTACTCGTCAAGTCTAATTCCGCTTATTACAATTACTTTTGCTTGTTCTTTATTGAACATGTCAATTTGGGTCCGATGGTCTTGGCTATGAGTAGTTTCGTGGCTAGCTTTCCGGCTTGATGTGCATAAGCAATTACTAATAGCCATTGTTGTGCTTTTATTATTTTTTACGTTCTTCCAAAAGCTCAAGAAGTTCTTCAGTTTGGGCTAATACAATCTTTGTGAGTTCAACGTAACGATTTATAGCATGTTTCTGAATCTGTATTGTATTGATATAAAGGGGTGCGTGTTCTGTGGCGTTCTTATTGTCCCATATTTCATTTATTACAGTCTTGTTTGATCTATTGGCTGGGATGTACTCTTTTAAATAGCTGTTATACATCTCGAAATAAGTCCTTCTATTCCCATTAGAAATATCAATCTCAAAATTTTGTAACCGATTTAGCTCCATGACTTTTTGCACCAAAGCATCTTCAAACAAACTAATATCTCCTGTAGAGACTAGAATATTGAATGTATTTACATTGTATTGGTTTATCGTCCTTAAACCAGTCAGTGGTTTGTTTTTAGCTAAATTTTTTATGTCCAATAAAGTTGTTAGGGGACTTTCAATATACGTGATTATAGAGTCGATTCCCAGCGTATAATAATTATCTTCATTGTCTTTAATCCTCGCGTTTAGCTGTATAGTGTCTTTGGTAAAGTCATTGATTAGGTTTTTTATATAGACCGCTTTTAACTTGTCTTCTTTTATTTTTGAATGCCAGGAGTTTATTTGTACGGCAATTAAAATGCCAATGACTACAAGCACAATTTCACCAACGGCGTAAAGTAGATATTTGCTGAATTTATTTTCAGAGAGAAGTTGCTGCCTGATACGGCGGAAGAATTTGATCATGGTCTAATTTAAACATTTATTAAGTCCGCAAGCGGCCATCTCGCCCAAATGTTCACAGGACATTTGATTTACACATTGCTGTGTACTGTTTTTATTTATACTTTTCGATTTTCACAAACTCCATATCTTTATTCTCTTCATAAAAGCCTGTTTCGCCTAATAAAGCCTCTTTGAAAAATTTTGTTAGTAAAGTTCGACTAATCTCAAGTGCTTTTTGAGAATCAATATCGTACCTAAAATTTTCAGGGTAGATATATGGATTGTCGGTCATTGAATTATGTCCAAAGTCAATTAACTCCGTCATATAAACTGTATTTTTCCGATTATCGATAAAACTATTGTAATTATCCACAGCATATTTTAGAGTTCCAGAGCTACATAACATTAATGATGGAACATCTATCTTCCCCTCATACCTTACATCCCGAGGCGGTATGCCTTCCATAGTTGACAATGCCCTTACCTTTTTGTTTCTGGCAGTAAATTCACCGGCTATTCTACCACCTAGAGAATGCCCATAAACACCTATCTTGTTTAAGTCTAATTTATTTTCAAAAGCATTTGCGTTAAGTTCATTGATTTTTTCAAGAGCAAACATTAAATCTTGATACCCCATCTCTGTTGGTTCTTCAAAAAAAGCATCCACTTTTTGATAAGGGCCTGCCATCATCCCGCTTGGTGTTTTAAAATCATCAGATGGATATAAAGTAAAACCGTCTTTATAAATAACATAACCTATTTCGGGCATATCTATTGAGGCAACCACAAATCCGTAACTTGCTAGCTCTTCCGCAATAGTTGTGTAAAGAAATCTTTCTGTTCCTCTGCCCGGTACTATTATTATCAACGAGGTTTTGTCAATTTCTGCAGCAATGGAAGTCCTTAGATAAGAATTGGTAAATGTTTTTTGATAGTCTTTAGATAATGCGCTATATGGGGATTTGGTCAAGGTAGAATCAGATTTTACTGGATACCAAAATTGAGTCACTAGTGCTCTTTTCTGAGAAAAGTCGGGTCGTATCTTCATTTCCCTTGTCTCGTCTATCCATTCGTAAACTGAAGTACCAACAGCATAATTCCCAGTAGGTTCAATTAATTGAATCGTATCAGTCTGACAATAACACAGAAAGGTTAAAGGAAAAATAAAAATTGTCGCTAGAATACTTTTTGTCATTGGTACCTAATTGTTAACAACGGTCTTGGGTATGGCGCACTGCGCTAAATGTGTCGCTCTGGTTCTATACAAATTAATTTAATTGAAAGGTAATTAATTTTTGGGTACTGGGAAAAGAGTGTCATGGGCCACACACCTTGTTAGGTGTTATTTATTTTATAAAATCCACTCTGTCAGTATTCTTTAAAAGAAAGGTTTCACCATTGTAATTGACCTGAGTCAAATCATAACTTAAGAAACACGGGCCTTGTAGCGTTTCATAGGTAAAACTTAGTGTATCCGTATCAATCTCAGTTAGTTCAATATAATATTCAGTAACGGAATCAACGTCAGGGAAACGCACTTGGAGTCTCGTAGGATCCCCGAAAGGCATAGGAGATATGAAAATTTCACTTTTTGAATTAAATAATCGAAACTCCTCTTGTTGATAAACAGTTCCTATTAAAGGTTCTCCCTGGGAATTGAAGAATCCTATTTCGAACCAGTTTGGTTCGGGCAAGGCAGATGTACAATCTACACTATCATCATCACTTGCACATGCTAGTAGAAGAACCATCAATAAAATAGTAAATAAATATTGCCAATGTTTATGCATATGCACTCAAGGGGTATTTAATTGATAGATGGATTAATTTAAAAAAAGGTTGCGTAAATTACACCTGAGGTTGAAATAAAGTGTCGTATACTTTTCCACTTTTGAAATCAGGCCTTTTGGTGGTTTCTATTTTAAATTTTCGCATGATGCCGAAATGAAATAAAGCCGCTGCTATGGCTAGTTTTTTAATTTCCTTTCAGCTGTCTTTCGTATTCTTGGGCATCATAAGTTCCGATCGATTTATGGACGAGCCCTTGGTCATTCATTGTCCATTCCTCGAATCCGCTGAAATCCACTTTATTTCCAGTTCCGTTTGGTCCTGTATTAGTTCCTTTAAAAGTCCAATAATATCTGTAGGCATCATCTTCCTTGGTAAGACTGTCCATTGTCAATTCCATATCGGGAAATGCTTCCATATAAGACTGAGCGGTTTCTGCTAATTGTTTTCTTCCCACTGCTGGTGTTCCTTTATTTACAGTAAGCATTCCATTATGCGCATAAAATGAAGCCATTTTTTCTGGTTGGTTGCTATTCCAAGCGTCAGTATATCTTTGTCCAAATTCAACCATTTTATTGTATTCTGACTTGTCCGAATTACATCCTGTCATTACAATTACGATTATAAGAAATGCGTTTATTATTGAAAGTTTACTTTTCATAACGTTTTTTTTAAATTGGTTCTAACGATCTCGTATAACTGTGAGTTATAGGAAGTGTTAATTTTTGGTTTAGATCTGACGACAACAATCCCAAATGGATTCAGACCCAATCGAATCCGCCTTAATTGCGGTCATACAATGTTTTACATAGCTTATTCCCATGATCAACTATTTATCTGAACTTTATTCAAGTAAATAAACACAACAAAATAAAAGATACAGAAGAGCCAATCATTAAGTCCATATATTGTAAAAAAGATTCCAGCCATTGTATCCGCTTCATAAATGGAAGAAAGTTCATTATTTATCATCCATTTGGTCCAAGTAAATCCGTAAATAAATTTTTCAATTACAAAAGCTCCGATTACCCATTTGAGGTGTTCCCATTTTGAAGCCACTGCTAAAAAAACAAGTCCCCATACTACTATCATTAGTAACCCAAAATTTGACATCACTACAGGATCGGCTTCATTAATAACCTTATTGGTAAAGAGCCTGGAAAGCACTAACACACCACCTATATTCATTATTCCTGACAAGTAAATTCCTTTTTTTAACAAGTTCTTTGTTCAATTGCATTATTGGTTGTTTTTGCTAAATTATGTACAATGGCTAGGTATGATTGTGTTGTTGAGATTTGATGTCAATCAAATCGGGCTAGGGAACACGCCCAACTAAAGTACGAAAAGTTTTGATTTGTAGTAAATATGCTAAACAATGGATTGTAGGTCTTGTTGTGTACTATTAAATTAATAAGAGATATCCGTTAAGACTTACTCCTTAAAACCGTTTTTTGAAAGTATTTCAGAGTACCACCTATAGGATATATCACCTCTATTGTAGTATTCTTTTACTTCTTCAATACTTCCTTTGTCACCGTATCTATTGCGGATTGAAGATTTCCATTTTGGTCATAGTAGTTCCATTTTCCAATTTTAACTCTCCAGTCCTTATAGTTTCCTTCAGCTTGTAGACTACCATTTTCGTAATACTTTTTTATAGGCCCTTCAATAAGATTGTTTTTGTAGTTTCCAATTTCTTTATAATTTCCATTTTCATAATAATTGATCCATTTTCCCTGTCCAACACCATCAATATACTCTTGCCATGAGGAATAATTTCCATTAGGATACTTCGCAAATAAGATTCCGGTAAAAGGTTTGTCATCACCACGGGCATAATACCTGTAAACACCATTTGTGTTTTTTCCAGAAGCTTCTGCCATAGAAACCTCACGCCTTGTTTCAGTTTCT encodes the following:
- a CDS encoding VOC family protein, which produces MGKQMKMNKIFETYRPDGFGTVNGYLFVENPIELIKFLKNAFYAQEINRSINPENGEIANAILKIGYSCFMISQAREQFKNMRAAFYLYVDDVDKIHQRAIEYGAKVEYEPMIMQYEDRQSGIIDPSGNYWWISKRLVNKGYHE
- a CDS encoding class I SAM-dependent methyltransferase; the encoded protein is MIKEKIIKAYEDLADEYNAKIDYKPHNAYYDRPNTLNLIGEVKGKSILDAACGPGKYAEIFISNGATVTGFDISPRMIELAKERNKNTGFFFVHDLAVPFEQLNDNSFDIIVCALAMHYIEDWKSTIQEFYRVLKDGGQLIISIEHPFFEFKYFNSIQYFKTEAVKCIWKNFGKPIEVNSYRRSLESCIMPLTTNGFYIDKLIEPKPTKEFEKIDPKHFKELNEFPAFMCIKAIRKPSGIDLKSEALTICTKHKNQALHLSCSTVHYYTLPFLNKSLWANK
- a CDS encoding serine hydrolase domain-containing protein — encoded protein: MRYTIILILLLVNSHIQAQDISKLVNDYTSSYANTGDFSGCILITKNDKIIFKNCYGYANQSFKVPNEVNTKFKIGSVSKQFTASAILLMEQEGLLKTTDTLSTFFPKNPNAELITIQQLLTHTSGITDIYNVPDFNKLSCQKNTISDVTILVLDSDLQFKPGTQYQYSNGGYAILAEIIEKLSGRTYQDYLNEKIFQPLNMTATGHNRYNDVIPNLAVGYDPSGYNNVKITDFLDPELLKGSGSLYSTVQDLQIWVESIENRSLLNKETYDQLLKNYGNNYGFGISVYKSFDQSVFGHDGRVNGYIADYLHYKESDITVIILGNIQTGVADFFRRDIAAIVFNKEYKSRAKRIPPEDDIKIEKEKIIGTYAFGPNFKVYVEDIEGSIQARANEGGYSELILLEDGRFFSRTLYSYIEFKEDDEGKIVKLVWTNNDGNSFDGPKE
- a CDS encoding alpha/beta hydrolase; the protein is MKNFIYLLNWLPQLVFSQPDVEISNILIGYWEGAFIKNNSYQKIDINFTERDGNVFGLQIMDEWHPTFGEFEVPVQIDSIGQISFGTGYGKAKLILDKNNLEITGQVAGYNPSIYLHLKKVAKRPGPDYSVEKVSISSDNLELSGHLHLPFHNPTKTAIIIVGGRGCNADETKYNLYAKFFRKYGIAVLAYQKRGTGNSTGNCDLATVKDLATDLSNVKSFLVTHNEGFEKIGVLGISAGGWTMAKAEQNANFDFMISIVGPSTSVKDQQIQSATFGADFYQLQPTAKEKLIEYTNLMFDAKPTKKGFESMENLLASSEEEGWRQLLESTDIPKTETEIKNLWVRRHNFDPKNVLKSYANPFLGIYGERDWIVPQKENIELLKEYFKDNFENLTTVNAYNAEHGMEMESKWIDLGQNQWYWHFYRISPEVRIAIVDFLDKYKLIK
- a CDS encoding formylglycine-generating enzyme family protein — protein: MKDILKAKHLWLLIVLALMCSAFSTKLLIIENIIKNPKMVEIEGGTFIMGQNNGEGDEKPEHLVEIKDFYIAKFEITVAEYRKFCNATKRDMPKKPEWGWIDNHPIINTSWNDAIGYIEWLNEKTHQDYRLPTEAEFEYVIRNGGEPGVYPWGELQPTNENLADETYKSKTSRSRIWENYQDSFAFTAPVGSFEPNKLGVCDINGNIWEWCSDWYGAYSNQKMIDPQGPISGKNKVGRGASYDADPWHSRSASRAFVEPDFKRPGFRLALNKK
- a CDS encoding PLDc N-terminal domain-containing protein gives rise to the protein MEKISVDFLSTLFVWQSLFLASIGFLVYCLIDILKNKFVQNDKIVWLLVVILLPILGSVLYVSIGRKKKLRQN
- a CDS encoding DUF6090 family protein; amino-acid sequence: MIKFFRRIRQQLLSENKFSKYLLYAVGEIVLVVIGILIAVQINSWHSKIKEDKLKAVYIKNLINDFTKDTIQLNARIKDNEDNYYTLGIDSIITYIESPLTTLLDIKNLAKNKPLTGLRTINQYNVNTFNILVSTGDISLFEDALVQKVMELNRLQNFEIDISNGNRRTYFEMYNSYLKEYIPANRSNKTVINEIWDNKNATEHAPLYINTIQIQKHAINRYVELTKIVLAQTEELLELLEERKK
- a CDS encoding alpha/beta hydrolase family protein, which produces MTKSILATIFIFPLTFLCYCQTDTIQLIEPTGNYAVGTSVYEWIDETREMKIRPDFSQKRALVTQFWYPVKSDSTLTKSPYSALSKDYQKTFTNSYLRTSIAAEIDKTSLIIIVPGRGTERFLYTTIAEELASYGFVVASIDMPEIGYVIYKDGFTLYPSDDFKTPSGMMAGPYQKVDAFFEEPTEMGYQDLMFALEKINELNANAFENKLDLNKIGVYGHSLGGRIAGEFTARNKKVRALSTMEGIPPRDVRYEGKIDVPSLMLCSSGTLKYAVDNYNSFIDNRKNTVYMTELIDFGHNSMTDNPYIYPENFRYDIDSQKALEISRTLLTKFFKEALLGETGFYEENKDMEFVKIEKYK
- a CDS encoding DUF1348 family protein; protein product: MKSKLSIINAFLIIVIVMTGCNSDKSEYNKMVEFGQRYTDAWNSNQPEKMASFYAHNGMLTVNKGTPAVGRKQLAETAQSYMEAFPDMELTMDSLTKEDDAYRYYWTFKGTNTGPNGTGNKVDFSGFEEWTMNDQGLVHKSIGTYDAQEYERQLKGN
- a CDS encoding toxin-antitoxin system YwqK family antitoxin, which codes for MNMKGIEKEYIKVSLLIAFLILHSVGFAQKAISMKETETRREVSMAEASGKNTNGVYRYYARGDDKPFTGILFAKYPNGNYSSWQEYIDGVGQGKWINYYENGNYKEIGNYKNNLIEGPIKKYYENGSLQAEGNYKDWRVKIGKWNYYDQNGNLQSAIDTVTKEVLKK